The genomic region TCGCCCCGGAGCTGCTTCTCCGCCATCGCCTTGAAGGCGCGCGCGGCCTGCGCCGAGCTCGTCAGCCGCTTGAGCACTCCCTCCACCACCGCCTCGCGCTCCTCCCCGACGTCGCTGGTGAACTGGCGGTTGCCCAGCGAGGCGCTCGCGCGACGGAAGGCCTCGGCCGTGCCCTCGAAGAGCTGGGCGATGGCCTCGAACGTCTTCGGATCCGGCTCGACGAACCCGCGCGGCTGCTCCGGCCAGACCCGCTCGAACTCACCGCCCGAGCCCAGCTCGGCGGCGACGCGCTCGTTCACCAGCACCGTGGCGTGCCGCAGGGTCGCCCAGCTCCCCAGCCCCGTCTGCAGGCGCTTGGCCTTCCACAGCTTCGCGTCCACACCCTTGGGAGGCGCCACGTCCTCGGCCCACTGCAGGGCCAGGGCACGCAGCCACCTGTCATAGAGGCTCGTCGAGGCCTGGGCCGCCGTGTACTTCTTGAACCGCGCGCCCAGCTCGTCGAGCGCCCGCCCCAGCGGCGGGAACTGCTCGAGCTCCGAAGCCATCAGCTCCCGAGCCCTCTGGCTGCCCATCGCCGCCGCCACATCCAGCCCGGTGGGCAGCAGGCGAGGCACCCGCGGCTCCGGGGCCTTCTCCAAGCACCGCTCCGCCACGAAGAGGAGCTCCGGGTCCACCTTCATGCCCGGCGGAACGGGCCCCTGCATGCGCTCGGGAAGCGGCGTCTCGCAGTGGAACACATCCGTGAGCATCACCTCGTTGTCGAAGCCCCACGAGAGCGGGAACACCATGGCCGTGCTGCTCGGCGCGCGCAGGTACGGCGGCGGAGCGAACGCCTCCTTCGACCAGATCAGCGGCGCTCGGGCCGGCGCGATGTAGCCGTCGTAGGCGGCGATCCACGCCCGCGCCAGGTCCTGCGTCCTGGGAGGCAGCCTTCCCAGGAGCTTCGTATCGAGGCCTCTCGACACGTACGTCAGGTAGCGCATCGCCTGGAAGTAGCGCTTCAAGTCATCCGAGGCGGTGTAGTGGCCGCGCGGCTTCAGCTCGCCGAAGTCGAAGTTGCCGTTCAGCGCCTGGGAGCGCTCCGGGCCCTTGGCCGCGATGATGCGCTGGGCCTCGGGGTGCTTCGGCGCCGGCTCCGCGCGCAGGGACTCGAGCGCCGCGAACACCACGTCCCAGCCCTCGGCCAGCTTCTTCCCGTCCTGGTTCGCCTCGCGGACGAAGTCCCAGAAGCGCGGCATGGCCTGGTAGCGCTCGGCCAGGATGAACGAGCCCTCGTACGCCGCCGCGAACAGCTCCCAGAAGCCATCGGTGGTGACGAGGTACGGCACCGCCTCGGAGGTCTCCTCGCGGTACAGCTCCTCCTCATAGAGGTGGTAGAGCTGGGTGTACCGTCCGGGCACGAACGCCCCCGCGTGGCGCCCGAGCTTCTCCAGCTCCGCCTTCGACTTCACCGCCAGCCACCCGTTGGACACGTCCCCCAGCGGAATGGAGACGGGCTCGAAGACCACGGCGGGCCGCTCGCCGCCGACCACGCCCACCAGCCCCTTACCGTCCACCGTCAGCGCCGGAGGCGCGAGGAAGCGCTGGCCCTCCACGATGGGCCGGGGCTTCTTCTCGAGCGACAGCTGCACCCGCGCCCCGGGCTTCCCTGGCTCCCAGAGCAGCAGGCCCAGGCCATTGGGCAGGAAGGCCACGGCGGTGGCGGGCGCGGACGAGCTCTTCTCCCTCAGCTCCCAGGGCGGGGAGTAGTCCGCGATGCGTGCGCTCCCCTTCGCCTCGGTGAAGAGCAGCCGCTGCCCGTTGGGGTGCACCGCCACCGGCAGGGCGCTCGGCAGGTTGAGGGGCTCCGGCACGTCGTACTCATCCATGTCGCGCGGCTCGAGCTTCTCCGAGGCCGGGCCAATCACCAGGTACTCGCGCGTGCCCAGCTCCGTGAGCGTGCGCAGGGCGTAGCCGCCCGCGTACCGCACCCCGAAGAAGAGCCGATAGCCTCGCACCTCCTTCTTCCCGTCGGAGAACAGGAAGGGCCGCGGGCTCACCACCAGCCCCTTCAGCTCGCGGTCGCTCGAGTAGAGCTCCGAGCGCTCCAGGAGGTCGCCCTCGCCCGGCGGCGTCAGGAGGCTGATCCCCGAGCGGCTCCCCTGTCGCGTGAGGGCGAACACCTTCCCGCCACCCGGGTGCCAGGCCACTGCCTCGACCGAGACCCCCGCCGGGGCCTTCCACGCCATCGACGGCCTCGCCTTCCCCACCGTCCAGAGCGCCACCCAGGAGCCGCCGTCAGGCGCGCGCACGGCCACGGCCACGTCGGGCCCCAGCGGGGAGACCGCGGTCGCGAGGACCTGCTCCCCGGCCGCCAGCTCATACCGCGCCGGTTTCGAGGCAGAGGCGACGACTACCGGCTCGGGCGTGTCGAAAGGAGAGACAGCGGCTGCAACCCCGGTTAGTAGGCAGGCGAGTGTGGCCAGGAGACGTGTCATCGCGCGGGAGACTCCTGAGAGAGGCCGGAAGCCAAGCCCGGCCGGGCTTGTGGCTGCGCAAGCTAGCAGTGCGGATACCCCATCGCACAGGCCACCACTCCTGAACCGGGTAGGTGTCTACCCGGCGCGCTTCCTTCGGGCCGGTTGGGAGCGCGGAGGGCACCCGGTCTAGGCTCGTCTCACGCAGTCGAGGCTTCCTTCCGTCATGAAAGAGTCCGTCAACGCCGCTTCTCCCCTCTCCGAGGGGGAGGCCTCCACCCTCCACCGAGCCCCGAGCCAGAACACCCCGGCCTCGGACGAGTTCGCCACCACGCTGCACCCCAGCCAGCGGACGCCCTCCCAGGCGGGAGTGGACCCGCTCAGCTGGAACCTGCCGCTGGTGGATCGCGAGCGCTACCTGCTCGAGGGCGTCGTCGCCGAGGGCGGCCACGGCCGCATCCTCCGCGCGCAGGACCTCCACCTGGAGCGCGTGGTGGCGCTCAAGGAGCCCATCTCCACCGGCACCTCCACCCAGGGCCGCTTCCTGCGCGAGGCCCGCATCACCGCGCGCCTGCAGCACCCCTCCATCGTCCCGGTGTACGAGGCCGGCCGCTGGCCCGGGGGCGAGCCCTTCTACGCCATGAAGCTCGTCTCGGGGCGCTCCCTGGCCCGGCTCATCGAGTCGATGACCACCGTGGACGAGCGCCTGGCCGCGCTGCCCCACGTGCTCGCCGTGGCCGAGGCCATGGCGTACGCCCACTGCGAGCGCGTCATCCACCGGGACCTCAAGCCCTCCAACGTGCTGGTGGGGGAGTACGGCGAGACGGTCGTCATTGACTGGGGCCTGGCCAAGGAGCTCGACGCGCCGGAGCCGGCCATCGAGGAGGAGGCCAGCCGCGCCGGCTCGCCGGAGACCGAGCGCACCCAGCTGGGCACGGTGATGGGCACGCCGGCGTACATGCCACCCGAGCAGGCCGCGGGCCAGCCCGTGGACGAGCGCGCGGACGTCTACGCGGTGGGCGCCATCCTCTACCACCTGCTGGCGGGCCGGGCGCCCTACCTGGGCACCACCTCGCAGGAGGTGCTCCAGCACGTGCTCCACGAGGAGCCCACGCCGCTGGGCACGCTCCAGCACTGTCTGCCCCAGGAGCTGCTGGACATCGCCTCCCGGGCCATGGCGAGAGATCCGGCGCGGCGCTACCCCAGCGCTCGCGAGCTGGCCGAGGACCTGCGCCGCTTCCAGGCGGGCCAGTACGTGCGGGCCCACCAGTACACGCTCTGGGAGAAGCTGGTGCGCCTGGTGCGCCAGCACCGCGGGGCCTTCGCCGTGGGCGGGGTGATGCTGGTGGTGCTGCTCCTGATGGCGGCCAGCGCCCACCGCCACATCATCCACGAGCGCGACATCGCCCAGCAGGAGCGGGATCTCGCCCGGCAGCGCCAGGCGGAGCTCACCCAGCGCGCCGACGAGCTCGTGCTGCTGCAGGCCCGCCACGCGTTCGAGGAGTCCCCGGACGGCGTCCTCGTCCAGCTCGACTCGCTCTCGCCCGACTTCCAGGACTGGGGGCGGGCTCGCATCCTCTCGGGTGAGGCTCAAGCGCAGGGCCTGCCCATGCGCCTGAAGGGCCACACCCACGCCATCAACCACATCGAGCTGTCTCCGGATGGCCGCGAGCTGGTCACCGCCAGCGACGACAAGACGATCCGGCTGTGGGACGCGCGCTCGGGGCAGGACCGCGTCGTGATGACCTTCGACGACGAGGTGTGGAGGAGCTCCTTCTCCCATGACGGGCGCTACGTGGCCGCCGGTGGCAAGCAGGGCCTGGTGAAGGTGTGGGAGCGCTCCACGGGCACCATCCGGGAGTTCGCGGGCCACAAGCTGCCGGTCATCTTCACCGCCTTCACTCCCGACGGGCGCTACCTCCTCTCGGCCGGCTACGACGGGAAGCTCCTCCGCTGGGACCTGGCCACGGGCACCTCCTTCCTGCTGGGCAGCCACGAGGGCGGCGTGCTGGACCTCCGGCTGATGCAGGGCGGAAGGTACCTGGTCTCCGCGGGGATGAAGGACCGGAGCGTCCGGCGCTGGGAGGTGGAGACGGGCGCGAGCGAGCTCCTCCTCGCCCACACGCGCTACCTCACCGCGCTGGCCACCTCCACGCGGGCCGAGGCCTTCGCCGTCGGCACCGACAACGGGAAGATCCTGCTGTGGGACTCGCCCACGGCGGCACCCCGGACGCTCGACAGCGGGAGCAGGTCCGTGAGCGTCGTGGCGCTCTCGCCGGACGGGCGCTACCTGGCGGCCCAGGCCTCCATGGACCCCATCCTGCTGTGGGACTTGAAGAGCGGCGGACCTCCGCGCTCGCTGCCGAGCGCCCCGAGCTGGAAGTGCACGCTCACCTTCTCCGAGGATGGCCGGTGGCTGGCGGCGGGCGGCAAGGACACCAAGGCCCGGGTGTGGGAGGTGGCCACCGGGCGGCTGCGCGTGCTGCATGGGGCACGGTCCACGGTCAGCTCGGTGGCCTTCTCGCAGGACGGCCAGTGGCTGGCGGCCGCCAGCCATGACGGGACGACGCGGCTCCACGAGCTGGCGGAGCGCTACCCGCTCACCGTGGCGAGCCACGGCGGGGCGCTCCCGGAGGAGGCCGTCTCCCTGGACTGGCGCCACGTCACCCCGTGGGAGATCCGCGAGCTCATGCGCGGCGTCGTCTCCGCCGCGGCCTTCACGCCGGATGGCCGCCACGTGCTCTCCGCCGGCAAGCGAGATGGCACGGTGCGCCTGTCCGCCCTGGACGGCACCCCGGCCCTGGTGACGAAGGCCCACGCTGGCGACATGACGGCCGCCTTCGTGCTGGAGGACGGCAGCCTGCTGGCCACGGCGGGACAGGACGGCTCGGTGGCGCTCTGGAACAGCCAGGGCCAGCGGACCCAGGAGCTGAAGGGCCCCACGGGCCGCATCGAGGCACTGACGCTCTCGGCGGACAGGGCGTGGGTGGCCGCGGGCCTCGCCGACGGCGAGCTCTGGCTGTGGAGCACGGCCACCGGCCAGGGGCGCTCCCTGGGCAGGCACGCCAAGAGCCCGCGCGCGCTGGCCTTCTCACCGGACCACCGCTCGCTGGCCTCGGGGAGCACGGATGGAGAGGTGCGCCTCTGGGAGCTGGCGAGCGGTGAAGGCCGCCACGTCTACAGCCACCAGCTGGAGGTGGTGGACGTGGAGTTCTCGCGGGATGGCCTGCAGCTGGCCTCCTCGAGCTCGGACCACACCGCCTGGGTGCAGCCGCTGCCCCTCGAGCTGGAGGGCAAGCCGCGCCCGGGCATCAGGAAGGACCTGAGCGGCACCGGCGTCGTCACGATGCGCTTCTCTCCGGATGGGCGTGAGCTGCTCACCAGCAGCCTGGGCGATCACCTCGTGATGCGCACCCACCTGGCGGAGGACAGGCCGACTGGACACCTGCTCGGCCACGCCGGCACCGTGCTGAGCCTGGCCTTCTCCCCGGACGGCCAGCGCATGGCCACCGCCAGCGCGGACGGCTCGGCACGGCTGTGGGACTTGCGCAGCGGCGAGAGCCGGGCCCTGCATGGACACCAGGGCCCCGTCCTCTGGGTGGCCTTCTCGCCGGATGGGCGGCAGGTGCTGTCGGCCGGCCAGGACGGCACGGCGCGCGTGTGGCCGGATGATCTGCCGCTGGAGCCCCAGGCGCTGCGCGACTGGGTGCACGCTCAGGCCACGCGCTGAGGCGAGCGGCTCAGGCCATGGCCTGGGGCTGCTCCAGCTCCAGGGGCATGGCGGGCTCGCGAGTGCCCGGCTCCTCCAGGCGCCGGACCCGGCGGATGCGCGAGACGATGCGCAGCGCCTCCAGCTCCGTCTCGGCGAACTCCACGTCCACGCGCCACGCCCCGGTGAAGTAGAGCGCGATGACGATCGCCTTGGTGATGGCGCGCTGGAGCGCGTCGGCCCCCACGTAGATGAGGCCGTGGAACCACTCCGCGCGCAGGTTCTGGGAGAGGTGCTCCCGCGCCGCCTTGTCGATGGTGGAGCCGGAGACATCCGAGATGACGAAGATGGGTCGCTCCGCGGCGGCCTCCTGGAAGATGGTCAGCACGTTGTCGACATCCTCGATCCGAGTGGGGCCGCGCCACGTCAGGCGCAGCAGGTCCGGAGCCTCCCAGCGAGCGCTGTGGGTGCCGAACGTCCACTCCTTGATCACGCTCATCGCATCCCTCCCCGTCAGTCCCAGGAATCTAGGAATGAGGCGCAAGCCTCCAAGGGGGGCCCCCGCGGGACAGTGGATCCGCCTTCTCCGGTGTGGAGTGCTGGAGGATCCAGGTGCTCAGCCCATGACAGAAGGGCTCGGGCCTTCACGAGGAGTGAGGAGGACTGCGACGCGGCGGGAGCCCGCCAGCGCCCGCATGAACGAAGCCCCCGCGCCAGACCTGGGGACAGGTCCGACCGGGGGCCTCGGGGACTCGGCGCCGGCTGACGCTCAGGGGCGGCGGCGGGCGCGGAGGGCTGCTACTTGGTGGGCGCGCCCGCGGGCTTGCCCTGGGCCGGCGGGGTGGCCGACTTGCCGGGGGGCGGGGTGCCCGGGGTGTTCATCGGCATGGGCGAGGTGGGAGGCGCCATGCCCTGGGTGACGTCCAGCAGCTCCACCTCGAAGACGAGCGTGGATCCGCCCGGGATGTTCGGCGGAGCGCCGCGGTCGCCATAGGCGAGATCCGACGGGCACACCAGGCGGGCCTTGGTGCCCACCTTCATCATCTGCACACCCTCCGTCCAGCAGCGGATGACGCCGTTGAGCGGGAAGGTGGCGGGCTCGTTGCGCTTGTAGGAGCTGTCGAACTCCGTGCCGTCGATGAGGGTGCCCCGGTAGTTCACCTTCACGATGTCCGAGGACTTGGGCTGGGCGCCGGTGCCGGCCGTCAGCTCCTTGTAGACCATGCCGGACTCGGTCTTCTTGGCGCCCTCCTCCTTGGCGGCCTGCTCCAGGAAGGCCTTGCCCTTCTCCTTCTCACCGGAGGCCTTGGCCGACTGGCGGGTGGTGTGGAGCGCGGAGATCTTCGGCCCGTACTGCTCGATCTCCACGGCGGGCTTCTCGCCCTTGACCTGGGCGGAGATGCCGGCCTTGACGTACTCGAGCTCCTCGGCGCTCAGGCCGAAGCCGGTGATGCTCCGGCCGATGGAGAGGCCCAGCGCGTACAGCGTCTTCTGGTCCTCGGTCTGCGGGTTGGCGGCCGTGCCCGAGCCACCGCTCGCGCTCGCGCTCGCGCCCGTGGTCGCACCCGCCGAGCCACCCTCGGCGCCTTTGTTCTCCGCGGGCTTGTTGCAGCCGGCCAACGCCAGCGCACCCGCCAGTATCCAGATCTTCCGCATGTCCTCGCCTTTCCTTGCTGCAGGGGCAGCGTGGGAACGCTGCCAGCAGGGGCCACTTACTACAGAACGAGGCGAGGCTCGCGCTTTCCGACCATCTTCCTGTCGGGTGTGCTGCCCTCCGGCTGGCCGGGAGCCGCCGCCCTGGCAGGCCCACCCCGGGCTCCTCGGGGCGGCTGGGGCGCTCAGCGCTTGGAGGAGAGCGCCTGGGAGATCAGCAGCAGGACGATGGCGCCGACGATGGAGCCGATCCAGCTGGAGGGGGAGGGGCTCTTCCAGTTGCCGCCCCAGATGAGGGCGGACATGACGCCGCCGACGAAGGAGCCACCGACGCCCAGCAGGGTGGTGCGGATGAAGCCCATGTTCTGCTGGCCGGGCATGACGAAGCGGGCGATCAGGCCCACGATGAAGCCGAAGACGACCCAGCTACACAACGACATCATGACGTCTCCTCCCAGGCGCGGGGACAGCCCGCACGGGTGCTTCCACCCACAGCCACCGAGTCTGCCCCACTCTCCCCCGCGGTGCGAGGGGAGAGGTCCAGCCCGGGTGGCACAGGCTGAACGAAAAGCGTGAGCCCATCGAATCAGGGCTTGCCTGCTTGCTGCCGGGCACGAAGTGCCAGCAGCTCACGTTCGACGAGGCGGTCCTTGTCTCGCCCGAGGTGATGCTTGACGGTGATGAGATCGTCCAGGCTGATGATGCGGCAGGGACGTCCATAAAGCTCCAGGGTGGTCGCTCTGGCCGCTACCTGTTCATAGGAGCCCACGGGTACGACCTCCGACAAGACGTCCAGACGGCCCAGGTCCGTCAGCAGGTACAGGTTGCGGTTCGCGGAGAGCTCCGCGGCAGTCTCCGTCACGGGGCGCTTCGGTACGGCGAGCGCATACCTTGGATGGAGCGAACCGAGTGCAGTCAGCAGTCGCGAGAGGTTCTCCTCCCGGAAGGAGGCCGTGACGTCGAAGTCCTGTGTGAAGGTCGCCGAGCCATAGGCGATGGCGGCCACGCCCCCGATGATGACGAACTCCACCTCCGCATCGAGCAGCAGGCGAAGGAGCTCAGGAGTCCGTTGCATCGTCAGGGACTCCCTTGGGGCGCAGCGCCTCGTACAGCTCCGTCATCCGCTGCAGCTGCTCGATTCGCTCGGTCGGAGTCAGGCGTAGGTTCTCCTCGAGCAGCGAGACGTCCACTCCCTCCTCGATGGCGGCGTCCCAGTCCGGCCCATAGCTTGGAAACGCTTGCCGAAGCATCTCGCGTGCATCCATCTGAAAAGTGTAAGTCGAAGTGACCGGCCTGCTCCACAGGAAGGCCTCCCTCCTCAGTAACGACGGAGGAAGGCGGTGATTGCAGGACCGTTGCGCTCCCACATGGCGGCGCACAGCTCCGCGCGCTCCAGCGCCCGGGCCAGGACCAGCGGCCCTCCATCCACGCGGCTCGCTCGCGGAGTGAAGAAGGCCCGGGCGTCCTCCACCGAGGCCTTGTCACAGAAGAAGCCCGGCGCTCCGAACAGCAGCTGCGAGGCCTCCATCGACGTGAGCTGCCCGGCCAGCGTGTCGAAGTGCTCCTTCACGAAGACGTAGGCCAGCGCTCGCGTCTCGCGCGAGGCCAGGGCGGTGAACAGCAGCCCTCGGCCATCGCGTGGCGCGAAGCTCCCATCCACCAGCAGCGTCAGCGCCTGCTTCGCCAGCGCCGGCTCCCGGAAGCTCCCGAGCGCGGAGAGCAGCTGTGCCCGATCCTCGGGCTGCTCCGCCTTCCGGGCCTGCGCCACCAGGGCATCGAAGAAGGCCTTGTCTCCGGCGGAGGCCGCCACGTGCAGCACCGGCGACACGAGATCCGGATCCACCTTCGTGCCGTCCTTCAGCCACGCCTTCGCCAGCGAGAGCGCCTCGGAGACGAGCACCGGATCCTCGCCTCCCATGGCCGCCATGGTGACGAGCATGCTCCGGAGCTCCCGGGTGTCCTCGCTCTCCCCGGGCCGTGTCCTCCAGCCCAGCGCCCGCGCCCGCTCGCTCAGCAGCGTGCGCACCAGTCGCCGGTAGCGCGGGAGCCACTCGTCCGGCAGCGCGTCGGGGCGCAGCAGGCCCAGCATCGACAGCCCGGCCTCCGTGGAGGAGCGGTCCGGCTCCTTCAGCAGTCCGGGCATCATCCCGAGCGCCTCGTCCAGCGGCAGCCGGCCCGTGCTGGCGAACGCGCGCAGGTCGGCGAGGAAGGCGCCGCGCTCGCGGGCCGTGAGCGGCTTCAGCTGTGCCTTCACGAGCTTCTGACGGAGCGGCTCGCTGTAGGCCACGCGGTAGTAGCCCCGCGCCTCCTCGTTGGCGGAGACCCAGGCGGGGCACGCCTTCGCCTCGGACAGGACGAGCTCTCCCGCGGGCTCGGTCAGCAGCGTGCACGCCCGGCCCTGGGCGCTGCCCGTGCCGTAGCGGACACAGACGGGGATGTGCCACCGCTGCGCCGGAAGGGTGGTGCCCCGCGGAGCCTCGCGGGTGAAGAAGCGGGACTGGGAGAGCTTCAGCCGCGGCACCTGCCCCTGGGCACACTCCAGCTCCACCGAGACGAGCGGAGCGCCGGGCTGTTCGAGGAAGGTGCTCATCGCGGCGCCCACGTCGCGCCCGGCCTCCGCGCTGAGCGCGGCGAACAGATCCGCGGCGGTGGCGGTGCCCCAGGCGTGCTCCCGCACGTAGCGTCGGATGCCGCGCCGGAAGGCCTCCTCGCCCATCCACCGCTCGAACATGCCGAGCACGGCAGAGCCCTTGAAATAGGTGGTGGTGGTGTCGAAGGCGCTCTCGAAGTCGGTGCGGGAGGTGACGGGCTGGCGGAGCGCGCGGGAGGAGGCGAGCCCGTCGGTCCCCAGGGCCGCGATGAGCTCCCACAGGCGCTCCTGGGACTCCTTCCACGTGGGCTCCAGCTGGTCGATGAGCTTCGCCTCGAGCCAGCTGGCGGAGGCCTCGTTGAGCCACAGGTCGTCCCACCACGCCATGGTGACGTAGTCACCGAACCAGTAGTGGGCCAGCTCGTGGATGGCGATACGCGAGTAGTTCTGCCGCCGCGCGAGCGTCTCCTCCCCGGGAGGAATCAGCGTCAGCGTCCGATCGAGCGCCACGATTCCCGGGTGCTCCAGCGTCCCCTCGGGCCGCGGCACCACGGCGACGTCGAGCTTGCCGAAGGGGTACTCCATGTCGAAGTAGTCCTCGAGCGCGGTGACGAGGCGCGGTGTGGCCTTCAGGGCATAGCCCAGCTCCTCGCGGTGGCCCTGGGGGAGGACGAAGCGCAGCGGCGTGCGAGCCCGGCCGAAGGTGCCCCCGTCCACCACGTCGAAGGGCCCGACGACGAAGGCGACCAGGTAGCTGGGCAGCGGCTTCGACTCGGCGAAGGTGACGGTCTTCAGCCCCTCGGCGCTCGGAGGGCTCTCGGACTCGATGGGCGGGTTGGCGAGCGCCACGTCCCCCGCGCGCACTCGCAGCGTGAGGCGCCAGGGTGTCTTGAACTGGGGCTCGTCGAAGCACGGGAAGACGCGGCGGGCATCCACGGGCTGGAAGTAGGTATAGGCGTACCAGACACCCTTCTCCTGCTCGCGGTAGAGGCCCCGAGAGCGCTCCTTGTCGATGAGGCCCTCATAGGAGAGCGAGAGGCGGGCGGGCCCGGGCCCCACGGGTCGCTCGAAGGCGAAGCCCACGAAGTCGGCACCACCGGGCACGACACGAGCGGCCACAGTGGCGCCTCCGAGCGACAGCCGCGCGGAGGACACCTTCAGGTCGGTGGCATTGAGCCAGAGCAGCGAGCTGGCCTCGGTCAACTCCAGGTCGATGTCGATCTTCCCCTGGAAGGTGTCCTGGGTGGGAACGACGGTGAGCTCGACGCTGTAGCGCAGGGGACGCGCGTTCTTCGGCAGGCGCAGTTCGGGCGGAGTGGGCGCCGCGGGTGGCTCGGCCGGAGCGGGCGTCTTCTCCGCGACGAGAGCCTGAGGGCCTGCGGACTCGGAAGCGGGCGCCGTGGTGGCGCAACCCGTCCACCCGAGGGCAAGCAGGATCCACAGCAGGAGTCGAAACGAAGGGAGCGTCCTCATGAGGACCTGTTCTACCCCTCTGCCCATGTCATTCCGAAAAGTTCATCCCCCTGGAGGGAGGCTCCTGTGCCAGGGAACGGCCTGGCCAGGGAGGCGCCCTGTGCGCGAACCAGTAGCCAACTGGTATGACAAGTAGACCAGTTCGGAAGAACCGCGCCCGACAGGAGGGTGGACCGGCCGCGGGGGGGCCTGAACCCTCTGCTCGTTTCAGGTTGAGCAGCCTTTTACGGGAGACGTGAAACCTGGCCCGGGGCGAACCCGACCGCCGCCTATATAAGGAGGCGATACCTCAGTTCCGCGTGGCGACGGTGGCAGTGAAGGACGGCGCCGACGGGAACCGGGCCGGCGCGTGCAGGGCGGCCAGCGTGGAGCCCGCCGCCAGCGAGCCTCCCACCCGGCTGTTGTTGTCCTTCAGCAGCTCCGGCTCTCCGCCGTACACGTCGGCGATGGCGCCCAGGAACCACGTGCCCTGCGGAACACCAGCGCCACTGGAGATGGAGACCGTGGTGCACTCCCCCGCCGCGAGCGCCGGCAGGCTCACGTCTCCCAGCAGCGTGTCCGAGACCGTGACGGTTGCATCGCTCGACACGAAGAGGCCGACCCGAGCGCCCTCGCCGCTGCTCCGCGTGCCCTCGTTGCACACCTCCACCTGGCCCATGAAGGCCTGCGCGTCCCGCAGGTAGGCCGGACCGGCGACGCGCGAGACGGACAGGTCCGCCCGGTCCCCCACTCCGACGAGGCTCCCCGCCCGGAGGTTGTTGCTCTCGGACAGCTCCGCCACGGCGTTGTCGCCATCCACGTAGGCGCCCACGTACCAGGCTCCCTCCCGCACGTTGGCCAGGCCCGTCAGCTCCACGGGCGTGCACTCGCCGGCCCGCAGCTCGGACACCGGCGCGAGGCCCAGCAGGGCGTCGGCGGTGGTGATGGTCGCATCCAGCGACAGGAAGAAGGCCACGGCGGTGGCGGCGCTCCGGGCCGTGCCCTGGTTGCACACCGTCGCGGTGGCTCGCACCGACTGCGCGACCGCCACGCTGCCAGGCCCGCTCACCGAGGAGACCGCGAGGTCCGGCGCGCTGCCCGCCGGAGTCCGCTGGCCGAGCCGAACGTTGTTGCCCTCCACCAGCTCCGACACGGTGTTGGCCCGGTCCACCCACGCCGCCAGGTACCACAGCCCGCTGCCCACGCTCGCGGAGCCACGGATGCTGACCGGAGCGCACTGGCCCGGCGCCAGGGACTCGACCGGGGCGC from Hyalangium gracile harbors:
- a CDS encoding DUF3160 domain-containing protein: MTRLLATLACLLTGVAAAVSPFDTPEPVVVASASKPARYELAAGEQVLATAVSPLGPDVAVAVRAPDGGSWVALWTVGKARPSMAWKAPAGVSVEAVAWHPGGGKVFALTRQGSRSGISLLTPPGEGDLLERSELYSSDRELKGLVVSPRPFLFSDGKKEVRGYRLFFGVRYAGGYALRTLTELGTREYLVIGPASEKLEPRDMDEYDVPEPLNLPSALPVAVHPNGQRLLFTEAKGSARIADYSPPWELREKSSSAPATAVAFLPNGLGLLLWEPGKPGARVQLSLEKKPRPIVEGQRFLAPPALTVDGKGLVGVVGGERPAVVFEPVSIPLGDVSNGWLAVKSKAELEKLGRHAGAFVPGRYTQLYHLYEEELYREETSEAVPYLVTTDGFWELFAAAYEGSFILAERYQAMPRFWDFVREANQDGKKLAEGWDVVFAALESLRAEPAPKHPEAQRIIAAKGPERSQALNGNFDFGELKPRGHYTASDDLKRYFQAMRYLTYVSRGLDTKLLGRLPPRTQDLARAWIAAYDGYIAPARAPLIWSKEAFAPPPYLRAPSSTAMVFPLSWGFDNEVMLTDVFHCETPLPERMQGPVPPGMKVDPELLFVAERCLEKAPEPRVPRLLPTGLDVAAAMGSQRARELMASELEQFPPLGRALDELGARFKKYTAAQASTSLYDRWLRALALQWAEDVAPPKGVDAKLWKAKRLQTGLGSWATLRHATVLVNERVAAELGSGGEFERVWPEQPRGFVEPDPKTFEAIAQLFEGTAEAFRRASASLGNRQFTSDVGEEREAVVEGVLKRLTSSAQAARAFKAMAEKQLRGEALTSTEYEQILYVGRNFEHTYLIFKSLGDPKLALSEPKPISKIADVADGGPKPLLHVAVGKPLEWKLVVPHLGRRQIVRGAVYSYYEVIQDEPISDEEWQAMEARTPRPTWIAPFIAWP
- a CDS encoding serine/threonine-protein kinase, yielding MKESVNAASPLSEGEASTLHRAPSQNTPASDEFATTLHPSQRTPSQAGVDPLSWNLPLVDRERYLLEGVVAEGGHGRILRAQDLHLERVVALKEPISTGTSTQGRFLREARITARLQHPSIVPVYEAGRWPGGEPFYAMKLVSGRSLARLIESMTTVDERLAALPHVLAVAEAMAYAHCERVIHRDLKPSNVLVGEYGETVVIDWGLAKELDAPEPAIEEEASRAGSPETERTQLGTVMGTPAYMPPEQAAGQPVDERADVYAVGAILYHLLAGRAPYLGTTSQEVLQHVLHEEPTPLGTLQHCLPQELLDIASRAMARDPARRYPSARELAEDLRRFQAGQYVRAHQYTLWEKLVRLVRQHRGAFAVGGVMLVVLLLMAASAHRHIIHERDIAQQERDLARQRQAELTQRADELVLLQARHAFEESPDGVLVQLDSLSPDFQDWGRARILSGEAQAQGLPMRLKGHTHAINHIELSPDGRELVTASDDKTIRLWDARSGQDRVVMTFDDEVWRSSFSHDGRYVAAGGKQGLVKVWERSTGTIREFAGHKLPVIFTAFTPDGRYLLSAGYDGKLLRWDLATGTSFLLGSHEGGVLDLRLMQGGRYLVSAGMKDRSVRRWEVETGASELLLAHTRYLTALATSTRAEAFAVGTDNGKILLWDSPTAAPRTLDSGSRSVSVVALSPDGRYLAAQASMDPILLWDLKSGGPPRSLPSAPSWKCTLTFSEDGRWLAAGGKDTKARVWEVATGRLRVLHGARSTVSSVAFSQDGQWLAAASHDGTTRLHELAERYPLTVASHGGALPEEAVSLDWRHVTPWEIRELMRGVVSAAAFTPDGRHVLSAGKRDGTVRLSALDGTPALVTKAHAGDMTAAFVLEDGSLLATAGQDGSVALWNSQGQRTQELKGPTGRIEALTLSADRAWVAAGLADGELWLWSTATGQGRSLGRHAKSPRALAFSPDHRSLASGSTDGEVRLWELASGEGRHVYSHQLEVVDVEFSRDGLQLASSSSDHTAWVQPLPLELEGKPRPGIRKDLSGTGVVTMRFSPDGRELLTSSLGDHLVMRTHLAEDRPTGHLLGHAGTVLSLAFSPDGQRMATASADGSARLWDLRSGESRALHGHQGPVLWVAFSPDGRQVLSAGQDGTARVWPDDLPLEPQALRDWVHAQATR
- a CDS encoding FKBP-type peptidyl-prolyl cis-trans isomerase; the protein is MRKIWILAGALALAGCNKPAENKGAEGGSAGATTGASASASGGSGTAANPQTEDQKTLYALGLSIGRSITGFGLSAEELEYVKAGISAQVKGEKPAVEIEQYGPKISALHTTRQSAKASGEKEKGKAFLEQAAKEEGAKKTESGMVYKELTAGTGAQPKSSDIVKVNYRGTLIDGTEFDSSYKRNEPATFPLNGVIRCWTEGVQMMKVGTKARLVCPSDLAYGDRGAPPNIPGGSTLVFEVELLDVTQGMAPPTSPMPMNTPGTPPPGKSATPPAQGKPAGAPTK
- a CDS encoding GlsB/YeaQ/YmgE family stress response membrane protein — protein: MMSLCSWVVFGFIVGLIARFVMPGQQNMGFIRTTLLGVGGSFVGGVMSALIWGGNWKSPSPSSWIGSIVGAIVLLLISQALSSKR
- a CDS encoding nucleotidyltransferase, whose protein sequence is MQRTPELLRLLLDAEVEFVIIGGVAAIAYGSATFTQDFDVTASFREENLSRLLTALGSLHPRYALAVPKRPVTETAAELSANRNLYLLTDLGRLDVLSEVVPVGSYEQVAARATTLELYGRPCRIISLDDLITVKHHLGRDKDRLVERELLALRARQQAGKP